Proteins encoded by one window of Polaribacter haliotis:
- a CDS encoding AraC family transcriptional regulator: protein MKKKEGFNEEKSIVLPKSIIKKLKKNELVNSLLVTDIGYYPNAYKHYRKRKGISQNILIYCIDGEGWVEIDGKNQQITKNEYIIISAETSHKYGANNNNPWSIYWIHFIGNKAKSLINHPNKKIPLNLTANSRFTDRILLFEEIFNNLEMGYSKDNLEYANICLWHMLGSLRYLSQFRKVKEIQSSDRITKSISYMREHLNEKISLENLAKDAKLSVSQFCTLFKKKTEISPLNYLTHLKIQKACSLLDFTDLKVNEIAVKVGYSDPFYFSRVFTKTMGKSPKNYRNLKKG, encoded by the coding sequence ATGAAAAAAAAGGAAGGTTTTAATGAAGAAAAATCGATTGTTTTACCTAAAAGCATTATTAAAAAATTAAAAAAAAATGAGCTTGTAAATTCTTTATTAGTTACAGATATTGGATATTACCCAAATGCTTACAAGCATTACAGAAAAAGAAAAGGTATTTCTCAGAACATACTAATTTATTGTATAGATGGTGAAGGTTGGGTAGAAATAGATGGAAAAAACCAACAAATAACAAAAAATGAATACATTATTATTTCTGCAGAAACTTCTCATAAATATGGTGCAAATAATAACAATCCATGGAGTATTTATTGGATTCATTTTATTGGAAACAAAGCGAAAAGTCTTATAAATCATCCGAATAAAAAAATACCCCTTAATTTAACTGCTAACTCTAGGTTTACAGACCGTATTTTACTTTTCGAAGAAATTTTTAATAATTTAGAAATGGGTTACAGTAAAGATAATCTAGAGTATGCAAATATTTGTTTATGGCACATGCTAGGTTCTTTAAGGTATTTGTCTCAATTTAGAAAAGTGAAAGAAATACAATCTTCAGACAGAATTACAAAAAGTATATCTTACATGAGAGAACATCTAAACGAAAAAATAAGTTTAGAAAACTTGGCAAAAGACGCAAAACTTTCTGTTTCTCAATTTTGTACATTATTCAAGAAAAAAACTGAAATTTCTCCTTTAAATTACTTAACACATTTAAAAATTCAAAAAGCATGTAGTTTGCTAGATTTTACCGATTTAAAAGTAAATGAAATTGCAGTTAAAGTTGGTTATTCTGATCCGTTTTATTTTTCTCGTGTTTTTACAAAAACGATGGGAAAATCACCTAAAAATTATCGAAATTTAAAGAAAGGATAA
- a CDS encoding formylglycine-generating enzyme family protein, with the protein MIFKIKPTLIAFSICCSFIISCDKKEKVKASNEKEKVSKTVSKEDLKTPEGMVWVEGKTFLMGAKEGDQYAMMREKPAHRVSIDGFYIDAHEVTNKQFRAFVEATKYITTAEKPIDWEEIKKDLPAGTEKPADSILQPGSLIFNKHASKVVSMNNYQQWWTWKIGANWQQPEGPGSSIEGKDNYPVVHVGYDDALAYCKWANRRLPTEAEWESAAQGNNTADTFSWGNNLAELDANANTWQGQFPVKNNSVDGFEYISPIESYPPNSIGLYDMAGNVWEMTTDLFNVNYYKSLNPNEVLNNPKGADTSYTPSNPYQLERVMKGGSFLCHASYCASFRISARMGMEPSSSSDHIGFRTVATPEMLINKK; encoded by the coding sequence ATGATTTTTAAAATAAAACCCACTTTAATCGCATTTTCTATATGCTGCTCTTTTATAATCTCTTGTGATAAAAAAGAAAAAGTAAAAGCCTCAAATGAAAAAGAAAAAGTATCGAAAACTGTATCGAAAGAAGATTTAAAAACTCCAGAAGGAATGGTTTGGGTTGAAGGGAAAACATTTTTAATGGGAGCAAAAGAAGGCGATCAATATGCAATGATGCGCGAAAAACCAGCACATAGAGTTTCTATAGATGGTTTTTATATAGATGCTCACGAGGTTACAAACAAACAGTTTAGAGCATTTGTAGAAGCAACAAAATATATTACAACTGCAGAGAAACCAATAGATTGGGAGGAAATTAAAAAAGATTTACCAGCAGGAACCGAAAAACCAGCAGATTCTATTTTACAGCCAGGAAGTTTAATATTTAACAAGCATGCAAGTAAGGTTGTTTCTATGAATAATTACCAACAATGGTGGACCTGGAAAATTGGCGCAAATTGGCAACAACCAGAAGGCCCTGGAAGTTCTATAGAAGGGAAAGATAATTATCCAGTAGTTCATGTTGGTTACGACGATGCTTTGGCATATTGTAAATGGGCAAACCGAAGGTTACCAACAGAAGCAGAATGGGAGTCTGCAGCGCAAGGAAATAATACAGCAGATACTTTTTCTTGGGGAAATAACTTAGCGGAATTAGATGCAAATGCAAATACTTGGCAAGGTCAATTTCCAGTAAAAAATAATTCTGTAGATGGTTTTGAATATATTTCTCCTATAGAGTCTTATCCTCCAAATAGTATTGGATTGTATGATATGGCTGGAAATGTATGGGAAATGACAACAGATTTATTTAATGTAAATTATTACAAATCTTTAAACCCTAACGAAGTTTTAAATAATCCAAAAGGAGCAGATACTTCTTATACGCCATCAAATCCTTATCAATTAGAACGAGTTATGAAAGGTGGTTCATTTTTATGTCATGCCTCTTACTGCGCAAGTTTTAGAATTTCTGCAAGAATGGGAATGGAGCCAAGTTCAAGTTCAGATCATATTGGTTTTAGAACAGTCGCAACTCCAGAAATGCTAATCAATAAAAAATAA